The Maylandia zebra isolate NMK-2024a linkage group LG7, Mzebra_GT3a, whole genome shotgun sequence genome contains a region encoding:
- the s1pr3b gene encoding sphingosine 1-phosphate receptor 3, which yields MINSQIQLHYNYTGKLANRPSSGASPGTVDTKTVVFLIVCSFIVLENLTVLVAIWRNHRFHNRMYFFIANLAMCDLLAGVAYLVNLLLSGEKTLQLSPALWFVREGSMFVALGASIFSLLAIAIERHLTMIKMRPYDANKNYRVFLLIGTCWLIAISLGALPILGWNCLNNLPDCSTILPLYTKKYVAFCITVFILLLSAIAILYARIYILVKSSSRKVSKHSSSEHAMSLLRTVIIVVGVFIACWTPLFVLLLVDVASEQRSPILYEAHWFIGLAVLNSAMNPVIYTLASREMRRAFLGLVCGFCYRAKASVNGSGNRQSLEPSRSRSKSWSSQNQQGSRQSEPERGQESDRGHGKVSVVAGASRGTAEAASDRED from the coding sequence ATGATCAACTCTCAGATCCAGCTCCACTACAACTACACAGGAAAGCTGGCCAACCGACCAAGCAGTGGCGCGAGCCCCGGCACTGTGGACACCAAAACCGTAGTTTTCCTCATCGTTTGCAGCTTCATCGTCTTGGAGAACCTCACAGTGCTTGTAGCCATATGGAGGAACCACAGGTTCCACAACCGCATGTACTTCTTCATCGCTAACCTGGCAATGTGCGACCTGCTGGCTGGAGTCGCTTACCTGGTCAACCTGCTCCTGTCTGGAGAGAAGACCCTGCAGCTCTCACCTGCTCTCTGGTTTGTGAGAGAGGGGAGCATGTTTGTAGCACTTGGAGCCTCCATTTTCAGTCTCCTGGCTATTGCTATAGAGAGACACCTTACTATGATCAAAATGAGGCCTTATGATGCGAACAAGAACTACAGGGTATTTCTGCTCATAGGGACCTGCTGGCTGATTGCTATATCTCTTGGAGCTTTGCCTATTCTGGGCTGGAACTGCCTGAATAACCTCCCTGATTGCTCTACAATCCTCCCTCTTTACACCAAGAAATATGTTGCTTTCTGCATCACGGTTTTCATACTTTTGCTCTCAGCCATAGCCATCCTGTATGCCCGCATCTACATCTTGGTCAAGTCCAGTAGCCGAAAGGTGAGCAAGCACAGCAGTTCAGAGCACGCCATGTCCCTACTGCGCACTGTCATCATTGTAGTTGGAGTTTTCATCGCTTGCTGGACTCCCCTCTTTGTCCTGCTCCTGGTGGATGTAGCGTCCGAGCAGAGGTCCCCCATTCTTTACGAAGCCCACTGGTTCATTGGGCTGGCGGTGCTCAACTCCGCGATGAACCCAGTCATCTACACTCTGGCCAGCCGCGAGATGAGGCGAGCTTTCCTGGGTCTGGTTTGCGGCTTTTGCTACAGGGCGAAGGCGTCTGTGAACGGAAGCGGAAACAGACAGTCCCTAGAGCCCAGCCGCAGCAGGAGCAAGTCGTGGAGCAGCCAGAACCAGCAGGGCTCCAGGCAGTCAGAGCCGGAGAGAGGACAGGAGTCAGACAGGGGCCACGGAAAGGTTTCAGTGGTGGCTGGAGCAAGCAGAGGTACTGCTGAGGCTGCGAGTGACAGAGAAGATTAA